Proteins encoded together in one Macadamia integrifolia cultivar HAES 741 chromosome 8, SCU_Mint_v3, whole genome shotgun sequence window:
- the LOC122085834 gene encoding E3 ubiquitin-protein ligase ATL41-like, translated as MANNHWAYPEDPFYIRCLLRRQARDRRTIHLSIGATSREPPQTGLQPSVIASLPIFVYKGTGEEVEDTNKTECTVCLSNIEDGEMGRLLPNCKHMFHVECIGVWLSSHSTCPICRTRAEPQPQAQTLVSVSPTAPPLDSLNSTTSRPKFTLDGADQTSKAAGSYSHN; from the coding sequence ATGGCTAACAATCATTGGGCTTACCCCGAAGACCCTTTCTATATAAGGTGTCTCCTCCGGCGCCAAGCAAGGGACCGCAGGACAATCCATCTAAGCATAGGGGCCACTTCAAGAGAGCCACCGCAGACGGGGCTCCAACCATCGGTCATCGCCTCCCTACCGATCTTCGTCTACAAGGGAACTGGAGAGGAGGTTGAAGACACCAACAAGACTGAGTGCACAGTTTGCTTGAGCAACATAGAAGATGGAGAGATGGGAAGGCTTCTACCAAACTGTAAACACATGTTCCATGTAGAGTGTATTGGTGTGTGGTTGAGCTCCCACTCCACTTGCCCCATATGCCGTACTAGGGCTGAACCCCAACCACAAGCCCAAACCCTTGTTAGTGTGTCCCCCACGGCTCCACCGTTGGATTCATTGAATTCAACAACTTCGAGACCTAAGTTTACATTGGATGGTGCTGATCAAACTTCCAAAGCTGCTGGATCATATTCTCACAACTGA